A segment of the Streptomyces sp. NBC_00376 genome:
GCCGGGCCCGCAGTCCCGCCAGGTCCACCCGGTCCGAGTGCGGCAGCGACCGCGGTGCCCCGACCCCTTCGAGCCACGCACCGGCATCGTCCGGCCGGTCGTCGTCGAGCAGCAGCCGCGCCGCCTCCAGCGCGATGGCCGGACGCATGGACCGGGCCCCGCCGCGCTCCGCCGCACGGTCCGCCCGGACGAGCAGGTCCAGGGCCGGTCCGGTGCGCCCGAGCAGCGCCTCGACCGTCGCCCGGAACACCGGCAGGAAGACCTCCGCCTCCGCGTACCCCAGCTCGTCGGCCAGCCGCTCCGCCTCGGCCAGGCACTCCCCGGCCCGGTCCGCCCGGCCGTGCAGGGCGTAGAGCACGGCCAGCGGACAGTTCAGCGTGGTCCGTACGGCGGGGCGGCCGGAGCCGTGCGCGGCGAGCAGGTCACGGCAGCGGTTCACCGCGACCGGTACCGGCTCCGGGCCGCGCCACAGCGAGATCCCGATGGCCCCGAGCGCGGCCGCCCGCTCCGGCTCGGCCTCCGCCCGCACCGCGTGGTCCAGGGCCAGGGTCAGATCGCGGTCGGCCTCCTCGTGGCGGCCGGCCAGCTGCAACCGCTGCGCGAGCCGCAGCCGGGCCCGGGCCTGCCCGACGGAGTCCCCGGCCGACTCGAAGAGCGGCAGCACCGACCGGGCGGTGGCCGACACATTCGCCGAGGCCGGGTCCAGCACCGCCAGCGCGAGCCGGGCGTGCGCGGCCTCCACCGGCGCGGTCCCGATGGCCAGCACCTGCCGCAGCAGCCGTTCCCCGTCCTCGGAACGGCCGAGCGCGAGACGCACCTCGCCCAGGCGCCGCAACGCCGGGGCCGCGGCCGGATCACCGGCCGGGTGCAGGTCCACGGCCCGCTCCAACAGGCCCTGGGCCCAGTGCAGATCGGAACGGGCCAGGGCCTGCGCACCGGCCGAGGCGAGCGCCGCGGCGGCCCGGACCCGCAGGGCGGCGGCCCGGTCGTCGGCCAGACCGAGCTCGGTGCGGTACCGGTACGCCCGCTCCAGGTGCCCGCCGACCGCCGCCTCGCCCGCCGCCGTCACACTGGGCAGCTCGGACGCCCAGGCGTGCCGCTCGGCCTTGGCCCGCTTCGACAGGGAGGCGTACGCCACCTCCTGGACCAGACCGCTGCTGAACCGGTGCCGGCCCGTTCCCGGTTCGCCGCCGGGCGCGGCCTCCACCAGCCGGCGTCCGCACAGCCGGGCCAGCGCGCGGGCGACCCGGCCGCGGTCGTCCTCCGGTGCGGACACCTCGGGGTGGGCGGCCGGGGCGGTACGGGCCGCGCCCTCCGTCCCGCGTGCCGCCCGGGCCAGCCGGACGAGTTCGGGCGCGGTGAAGTCCCGGCCGACGACCGCCGCCAGGTCCAGCGTGGTGCGTTCGGCACGCTCCAGCGCGCCGATCCGGGCACCGAGCAGCGCCTGGAGGGTCGGCGGCAGCGCCGCGCCCGGCACGTTCCGCGCACCCTCCGGCGCCGGGCCCGCGGGGACGAGGAGCTGTTCCAGATAGAGCGGGTTGCCCTCGGCCCGGTCGTACAGCTCACGGTCGTACCCGCCGGGGGCGGCCGGAGCGGCTTCGTCCGGGACGGTGCCGTCCGGGGCGGTTCCCGCGCCCGGCCCGGTCAGTTCGCGGGCCAGCAGGGCGGCCTCGTCGCGCGGCAGCCCGGTGAGCGGCACGATCTGCGCCGGACGCGCGGCCGGGTCGGCGACGGCCGGGGGGCCGTCCGGGCGGCCCGGACACACGATGAGTCCGCCCGCCCGGCCGAGCGGCCCGGCCAGCCGGTTCACCGCCCGCACCAGCAGCGGTTCGGCCCAGTGCCAGTCGTCGAGGACCAGCAGGACCGGCCGCCGCGCCGCCGTCCGGGACAGCACGGTGACCAGCGCCGCGCACATGTCCTCGAACGGGGCGTTGGGCGTGCCGTCGTGCAGCAGACCGCCGCGCAGCAGCGCCCAGGCGTCCGCCACGGACGCACCGGACCGCCCGGACGCCCCGTCCAGCGCCTCCCGGGCGACGGGCGAGCCGAGCACCTCCCGCACCGCGTCGGCCAGCGACGCGAGGGTGCCGTGGTCGCCGTAGCTGCGACAGCGCCCGGTGCCGACGACCGGCCGCTCGGGCCCGCCGAGCCCGGTCAGCCACTCGCGCGCCAGCCGGGTCTTGCCGATCCCCGCGTCACCGACGAGGCGGACAAGACCCGGGCCCGCCCCGCGCACCGTACGGTCCAACGCCTCGTCCAGCGAAGCCAGTTCCGCGGCGCGGCCGATGAACGGCACGTCGAAACGGCGCAGCAGCTCCGGGTCGTCGGCGCCGAGCGCGATCAGCCGGTACGCGTGCACGCTGTCGGTCTTGCCCTTGAGCCGCAGCGGGCCCGTCTCCTGCACGACCACGGTCGGACCGGCCGCCTCCAGGGTCTGCGGGCCGATCAGGATCTCACCGGCCGCCGCGTTCTGTTCCAGCCGGGCAGCCACGTTCACCGTCTCGCCCGAGATCAGCGCCTGCCGGGTGCTGGCATCGGAACTCGCCACCACCTGACCGGTGTTGACGCCGATCCGGATGTCGAGCCGGATGCCCAGGGTGGCTTCGAGATCGGTGTTCAGCTCCGCCAGCGCCTCGCGCATGCCGAGCGCCGCGGCGAGCGCTCGCCGCGCGTCGTCCTCACGCATCACCGGCACCCCGAACACCGCCATCACGGCATCGCCGATGAACTTCTCCGGAGTGCCGCCGTGCGCCTCGATCCGCTCGCTCATCACCGCGAAGTAGCGCAGCGTCACGGTGCGCAGGGTCTCCGGGTCCAGCAGCCCGGACAGCGCCGTGGAGCCCACCAGATCGCAGAAGACCGCGGTGACCAGCTTGCGTTCGTCCTCCGGCGCCGCGGCGACCGGGGACGGGCACGGGGTGCCGCAGGACGGGCAGAACCGTGCGGCGGCGGGCAGTTCGTGCCGGCACGAGGTGCAGTTCATCAGGGTTCCTCTCTGCTTGGTCCGGCCGGAGCGGCGGGCCGGGTCACGGGAACCGGCCCGCCGCGCGGTGACGGTCCTGACGGGGCAGGACCCGGACGGCCCCGGGCCGGCCGGCCTCAGAAGAGGGCGCCGCCCGCGATCTCGCCGTGCGCCTGCACCTCGGGCCCCACGGCGTCGAGCCGGCTCTTGATGTCGAGCAGCACGGTGAGTTCCTCCGGCGCGAGGTCGTTGAGCACCTGGCGCTGTTCGTCGGTGAGCAGATCGACGGCGAAGCCGGCGCCGTACAGCACGGCGAGCCGGTCCGGTGGTTCGGTCATGTCTGGCCTTCCCTCGGGACGGACCGCCCGGCTCCCCGCACCGGCGGTGCCGGTCCGGTGCGCCCGAGCCGGACGAACAACTGGGTGAGCGCGTCCGTGGTGTGCAGGGCGCTGACGGCGACGGCCGTCTCCTGGCCCCGCGACAGCGGCAACCGGTCGAGCAGTGCGTACAGTTCGCCGGCGTGGCCGTTGTCGAGCCGCGCGTGCTCGTGCACGGTGCGGAACGCCGGGGCGGGCAGCCCGGTCGAGCGGGCCAGCCGCGGTGCGAGGCCGGCCGCCGGGGCGTGCCCCTCCAGCACCGCGATGTAGCCGAGCAGCGCCACCGGGTGGTGGTGCTCGATCCAGTAGTACTGGGCCCCCGCCAGGGAGGCGACGAGCGGGGAGGGGACCGGGTCCAGCGCGGCCCGGGGCCCGCTGCCCGCCGCCGACAGGTCCTCCAGCAGCCAGCTGTCGTGCTCCGCCTCCTCCCGGATGTGCCCGTCCAGGTAGGCGGCCAGTGGCGCCCCCAGCGGATCGCCGCACCGGGCCAGTTGCTCGGCCCGTTCGGCGGCCCGTTCCATCAGCGGTACGGAGGCCCGGATGACCGTGTGCATCGCGCACAGGTAGGCCCGGTAGCGGGGCAACAGCCCATCGGACCGCCACAGCGCGGCCGACGAGGCACGCAACGCCGGTTCGGCGAAGGCGAGTTTGACCCGCAGCCGCTCGGAGGCCGGCAGCCCGCGCCCGCCGCAGCGCGCTCCCGGCGCCCCGGTGGGGTTCACGACCCGGCGCCTTCCGTCGCCGGACGCGGGTTCCGCCCGCCGCCCGGGGCCGCCACCAGACCGGCGTACGCGGCACAGCCGTGGCGTCGTACCAGCGACACCGGACCCTGCTCGTGCTGCCGGCGGGCGGCGGTCAGATCGAGCAGCGCGC
Coding sequences within it:
- a CDS encoding adenylate/guanylate cyclase domain-containing protein — protein: MNCTSCRHELPAAARFCPSCGTPCPSPVAAAPEDERKLVTAVFCDLVGSTALSGLLDPETLRTVTLRYFAVMSERIEAHGGTPEKFIGDAVMAVFGVPVMREDDARRALAAALGMREALAELNTDLEATLGIRLDIRIGVNTGQVVASSDASTRQALISGETVNVAARLEQNAAAGEILIGPQTLEAAGPTVVVQETGPLRLKGKTDSVHAYRLIALGADDPELLRRFDVPFIGRAAELASLDEALDRTVRGAGPGLVRLVGDAGIGKTRLAREWLTGLGGPERPVVGTGRCRSYGDHGTLASLADAVREVLGSPVAREALDGASGRSGASVADAWALLRGGLLHDGTPNAPFEDMCAALVTVLSRTAARRPVLLVLDDWHWAEPLLVRAVNRLAGPLGRAGGLIVCPGRPDGPPAVADPAARPAQIVPLTGLPRDEAALLARELTGPGAGTAPDGTVPDEAAPAAPGGYDRELYDRAEGNPLYLEQLLVPAGPAPEGARNVPGAALPPTLQALLGARIGALERAERTTLDLAAVVGRDFTAPELVRLARAARGTEGAARTAPAAHPEVSAPEDDRGRVARALARLCGRRLVEAAPGGEPGTGRHRFSSGLVQEVAYASLSKRAKAERHAWASELPSVTAAGEAAVGGHLERAYRYRTELGLADDRAAALRVRAAAALASAGAQALARSDLHWAQGLLERAVDLHPAGDPAAAPALRRLGEVRLALGRSEDGERLLRQVLAIGTAPVEAAHARLALAVLDPASANVSATARSVLPLFESAGDSVGQARARLRLAQRLQLAGRHEEADRDLTLALDHAVRAEAEPERAAALGAIGISLWRGPEPVPVAVNRCRDLLAAHGSGRPAVRTTLNCPLAVLYALHGRADRAGECLAEAERLADELGYAEAEVFLPVFRATVEALLGRTGPALDLLVRADRAAERGGARSMRPAIALEAARLLLDDDRPDDAGAWLEGVGAPRSLPHSDRVDLAGLRARLAAGAGDGASALRHADRAVRDSLLTDSPLVRATASLDRARTLALLGDAAGAAAAAREAREGFTEKGHLPGRRWAARLAVGAAAATTEKS
- a CDS encoding aroma-sacti cluster domain-containing protein gives rise to the protein MTEPPDRLAVLYGAGFAVDLLTDEQRQVLNDLAPEELTVLLDIKSRLDAVGPEVQAHGEIAGGALF
- a CDS encoding iron-containing redox enzyme family protein — its product is MNPTGAPGARCGGRGLPASERLRVKLAFAEPALRASSAALWRSDGLLPRYRAYLCAMHTVIRASVPLMERAAERAEQLARCGDPLGAPLAAYLDGHIREEAEHDSWLLEDLSAAGSGPRAALDPVPSPLVASLAGAQYYWIEHHHPVALLGYIAVLEGHAPAAGLAPRLARSTGLPAPAFRTVHEHARLDNGHAGELYALLDRLPLSRGQETAVAVSALHTTDALTQLFVRLGRTGPAPPVRGAGRSVPREGQT